Proteins found in one Etheostoma spectabile isolate EspeVRDwgs_2016 chromosome 14, UIUC_Espe_1.0, whole genome shotgun sequence genomic segment:
- the LOC116701657 gene encoding serine/arginine repetitive matrix protein 1 isoform X6 gives MEEEMRTAETEQGDVASNEEESSVEMTNSPTKKGRGRPQGSKKLKVCVTDVNLMELVSGISNGGSTQPPRKRGRPKLKKNAEQQGAGADHADDSVQSQGSKKHTSDEDSLLTDRSPKKRGRPRKYLSNSTPEKADTKDLLNGGSDRPKAKRGRPKGSTKRKSESLPSEETEGGFVTRRKQSWSPNKKHRLETELSSEGEENADVSQKAKMRRGRGRPKGSLNKKPPAYKVHGKVGWPRRSLTTKVKRGRPRKQPAKRGRPRKYPLPSPDELKKPKVWKPLGRPRKYPRVDPPEGSLPAPRRSCGRPRKSESKKGAHLRKNLPASSSSPCNPNVGSPRKRGRPPGTQKKDAGTPRKRGRPKGSSPCNPNVGSPRKRGRPPGTQKKDAGTPRKRGRPKGSSPCDPNVGSPRKRGRPPGTQKKDAETPRKRGRPKGSVNKKEARKETQLDGHSQEKRDSSPVGVEREAELAEDEVEHDDIEASMEPDTEASIVHNTEMTI, from the exons ATGGAAGAAGAAATGAGAACGGCAGAGACAGAACAAGGAGATGTGGCGAGCAATGAGGAAGAGTCCAGTGTAGAAATGACCAACAGTCCAACtaaaaaaggaagggggaggcCACAAGGTTCAAAGAAGTTAAAGGTTTGTGTTACAGACGTTAACCTAATGGAGCTGGTTTCAGGCATTTCCAATGGTGGGTCTACACAGCCTCCGAGGAAAAGAGGGCGTCCAAAACTTAAGAAAAACGCGGAGCAGCAAGGAGCAGGAGCCGACCACGCTGATGATTCTGTGCAGTCCCAAGGCTCCAAGAAACACACCAGTGATGAAGACAGTCTTTTGACAGACCGTTCTCCTAAGAAAAGAGGCAGACCAAGAAAGTATCTCAGCAATAGCACCCCTGAGAAGGCTGATACTAAAGACTTACTGAACGGTGGCTCTGATAGACCAAAAGCGAAAAGGGGTCGTCCAAAAGGATCCACAAAGCGTAAGTCAGAAAGTTTACCAAGTGAAGAAACTGAAGGCGGTTTTGTAACACGTCGGAAACAAAGTTGGTCTCCCAATAAGAAGCACAGGCTGGAGACAGAGTTGAGCAGTGAGGGGGAGGAGAACGCTGATGTAAGCCAAAAAGCTAAGATGAGAAGAGGTCGAGGAAGACCTAAAGGCTCTTTAAACAAGAAACCCCCTGCATATAAGGTGCACGGTAAGGTAGGCTGGCCTCGGAGAAGCCTGACTACAAAAGTGAAACGTGGTCGACCAAGAAAACAACCAGCCAAAAGGGGAAGGCCTAGGAAATACCCTTTGCCGTCACCTGATGAactgaaaaagccaaaagtaTGGAAGCCGCTAGGAAGGCCGAGGAAATACCCACGTGTTGATCCTCCAGAGGGGTCTCTACCAGCCCCTCGCAGAAGCTGCGGTCGGCCTCGCAAGTCAGAGTCCAAGAAAGGCGCTCACTTGCGCAAGAATTTGCCTGCCTCTTCATCCTCACCATGCAACCCCAATGTTGGATCCCCGAGAAAGAGGGGCCGTCCCCCAGGTACTCaaaaaaaagatgctggaaCCCCGCGGAAAAGGGGCCGCCCCAAAGGT TCCTCACCTTGCAACCCCAATGTTGGATCCCCGAGAAAGAGGGGCCGTCCCCCAGGTACTCaaaaaaaagatgctggaaCCCCGCGGAAAAGGGGCCGCCCCAAAGGT TCCTCACCATGCGACCCCAATGTTGGATCCCCGAGAAAGAGGGGCCGTCCCCCAGGTACTCAAAAAAAAGATGCTGAAACCCCGCGGAAAAGGGGCCGCCCCAAAGGTTCAGTCAACAAAAAGGAAGCTCGAAAGGAAACACAGCTCGACGGCCATTCACAAGAAAAGCGCGATTCTTCTCCTGTTGGGGTGGAACGTGAAGCAGAGCTGGCAGAAGACGAGGTGGAGCATGACGACATAGAGGCTTCCATGGAGCCCGACACAGAG
- the LOC116701657 gene encoding serine/arginine repetitive matrix protein 1 isoform X4, whose translation MEEEMRTAETEQGDVASNEEESSVEMTNSPTKKGRGRPQGSKKLKVCVTDVNLMELVSGISNGGSTQPPRKRGRPKLKKNAEQQGAGADHADDSVQSQGSKKHTSDEDSLLTDRSPKKRGRPRKYLSNSTPEKADTKDLLNGGSDRPKAKRGRPKGSTKRKSESLPSEETEGGFVTRRKQSWSPNKKHRLETELSSEGEENADVSQKAKMRRGRGRPKGSLNKKPPAYKVHGKVGWPRRSLTTKVKRGRPRKQPAKRGRPRKYPLPSPDELKKPKVWKPLGRPRKYPRVDPPEGSLPAPRRSCGRPRKSESKKGAHLRKNLPASSSSPCNPNVGSPRKRGRPPGTQKKDAGTPRKRGRPKGSSPCNPNVGSPRKRGRPPGTQKKDAGTPRKRGRPKGSSPCDPNVGSPRKRGRPPGTQKKDAETPRKRGRPKGSVNKKEARKETQLDGHSQEKRDSSPVGVEREAELAEDEVEHDDIEASMEPDTEASIGDDTEASIGNDTEASIRDDTEASIVHDTEASIVHNTEMTI comes from the exons ATGGAAGAAGAAATGAGAACGGCAGAGACAGAACAAGGAGATGTGGCGAGCAATGAGGAAGAGTCCAGTGTAGAAATGACCAACAGTCCAACtaaaaaaggaagggggaggcCACAAGGTTCAAAGAAGTTAAAGGTTTGTGTTACAGACGTTAACCTAATGGAGCTGGTTTCAGGCATTTCCAATGGTGGGTCTACACAGCCTCCGAGGAAAAGAGGGCGTCCAAAACTTAAGAAAAACGCGGAGCAGCAAGGAGCAGGAGCCGACCACGCTGATGATTCTGTGCAGTCCCAAGGCTCCAAGAAACACACCAGTGATGAAGACAGTCTTTTGACAGACCGTTCTCCTAAGAAAAGAGGCAGACCAAGAAAGTATCTCAGCAATAGCACCCCTGAGAAGGCTGATACTAAAGACTTACTGAACGGTGGCTCTGATAGACCAAAAGCGAAAAGGGGTCGTCCAAAAGGATCCACAAAGCGTAAGTCAGAAAGTTTACCAAGTGAAGAAACTGAAGGCGGTTTTGTAACACGTCGGAAACAAAGTTGGTCTCCCAATAAGAAGCACAGGCTGGAGACAGAGTTGAGCAGTGAGGGGGAGGAGAACGCTGATGTAAGCCAAAAAGCTAAGATGAGAAGAGGTCGAGGAAGACCTAAAGGCTCTTTAAACAAGAAACCCCCTGCATATAAGGTGCACGGTAAGGTAGGCTGGCCTCGGAGAAGCCTGACTACAAAAGTGAAACGTGGTCGACCAAGAAAACAACCAGCCAAAAGGGGAAGGCCTAGGAAATACCCTTTGCCGTCACCTGATGAactgaaaaagccaaaagtaTGGAAGCCGCTAGGAAGGCCGAGGAAATACCCACGTGTTGATCCTCCAGAGGGGTCTCTACCAGCCCCTCGCAGAAGCTGCGGTCGGCCTCGCAAGTCAGAGTCCAAGAAAGGCGCTCACTTGCGCAAGAATTTGCCTGCCTCTTCATCCTCACCATGCAACCCCAATGTTGGATCCCCGAGAAAGAGGGGCCGTCCCCCAGGTACTCaaaaaaaagatgctggaaCCCCGCGGAAAAGGGGCCGCCCCAAAGGT TCCTCACCTTGCAACCCCAATGTTGGATCCCCGAGAAAGAGGGGCCGTCCCCCAGGTACTCaaaaaaaagatgctggaaCCCCGCGGAAAAGGGGCCGCCCCAAAGGT TCCTCACCATGCGACCCCAATGTTGGATCCCCGAGAAAGAGGGGCCGTCCCCCAGGTACTCAAAAAAAAGATGCTGAAACCCCGCGGAAAAGGGGCCGCCCCAAAGGTTCAGTCAACAAAAAGGAAGCTCGAAAGGAAACACAGCTCGACGGCCATTCACAAGAAAAGCGCGATTCTTCTCCTGTTGGGGTGGAACGTGAAGCAGAGCTGGCAGAAGACGAGGTGGAGCATGACGACATAGAGGCTTCCATGGAGCCCGACACAGAGGCGTCCATCGGGGACGACACAGAGGCGTCCATCGGGAACGACACAGAGGCATCCATCAGGGACGACACGGAGGCGTCCATTGTCCAC
- the LOC116701657 gene encoding serine/arginine repetitive matrix protein 1 isoform X8, translating into MEEEMRTAETEQGDVASNEEESSVEMTNSPTKKGRGRPQGSKKLKVCVTDVNLMELVSGISNGGSTQPPRKRGRPKLKKNAEQQGAGADHADDSVQSQGSKKHTSDEDSLLTDRSPKKRGRPRKYLSNSTPEKADTKDLLNGGSDRPKAKRGRPKGSTKRKSESLPSEETEGGFVTRRKQSWSPNKKHRLETELSSEGEENADVSQKAKMRRGRGRPKGSLNKKPPAYKVHGKVGWPRRSLTTKVKRGRPRKQPAKRGRPRKYPLPSPDELKKPKVWKPLGRPRKYPRVDPPEGSLPAPRRSCGRPRKSESKKGAHLRKNLPASSSSPCNPNVGSPRKRGRPPGTQKKDAGTPRKRGRPKGSSPCNPNVGSPRKRGRPPGTQKKDAGTPRKRGRPKGSVNKKEARKETQLDGHSQAKGDSSPVGVEREAELAEDEVEHDDAEASMEPDTEASIGDDTEMTI; encoded by the exons ATGGAAGAAGAAATGAGAACGGCAGAGACAGAACAAGGAGATGTGGCGAGCAATGAGGAAGAGTCCAGTGTAGAAATGACCAACAGTCCAACtaaaaaaggaagggggaggcCACAAGGTTCAAAGAAGTTAAAGGTTTGTGTTACAGACGTTAACCTAATGGAGCTGGTTTCAGGCATTTCCAATGGTGGGTCTACACAGCCTCCGAGGAAAAGAGGGCGTCCAAAACTTAAGAAAAACGCGGAGCAGCAAGGAGCAGGAGCCGACCACGCTGATGATTCTGTGCAGTCCCAAGGCTCCAAGAAACACACCAGTGATGAAGACAGTCTTTTGACAGACCGTTCTCCTAAGAAAAGAGGCAGACCAAGAAAGTATCTCAGCAATAGCACCCCTGAGAAGGCTGATACTAAAGACTTACTGAACGGTGGCTCTGATAGACCAAAAGCGAAAAGGGGTCGTCCAAAAGGATCCACAAAGCGTAAGTCAGAAAGTTTACCAAGTGAAGAAACTGAAGGCGGTTTTGTAACACGTCGGAAACAAAGTTGGTCTCCCAATAAGAAGCACAGGCTGGAGACAGAGTTGAGCAGTGAGGGGGAGGAGAACGCTGATGTAAGCCAAAAAGCTAAGATGAGAAGAGGTCGAGGAAGACCTAAAGGCTCTTTAAACAAGAAACCCCCTGCATATAAGGTGCACGGTAAGGTAGGCTGGCCTCGGAGAAGCCTGACTACAAAAGTGAAACGTGGTCGACCAAGAAAACAACCAGCCAAAAGGGGAAGGCCTAGGAAATACCCTTTGCCGTCACCTGATGAactgaaaaagccaaaagtaTGGAAGCCGCTAGGAAGGCCGAGGAAATACCCACGTGTTGATCCTCCAGAGGGGTCTCTACCAGCCCCTCGCAGAAGCTGCGGTCGGCCTCGCAAGTCAGAGTCCAAGAAAGGCGCTCACTTGCGCAAGAATTTGCCTGCCTCTTCATCCTCACCATGCAACCCCAATGTTGGATCCCCGAGAAAGAGGGGCCGTCCCCCAGGTACTCaaaaaaaagatgctggaaCCCCGCGGAAAAGGGGCCGCCCCAAAGGT TCCTCACCTTGCAACCCCAATGTTGGATCCCCGAGAAAGAGGGGCCGTCCCCCAGGTACTCaaaaaaaagatgctggaaCCCCGCGGAAAAGGGGCCGCCCCAAAGGTTCAGTCAACAAAAAGGAAGCTCGAAAGGAAACACAGCTCGACGGCCATTCACAAGCAAAGGGCGATTCTTCTCCTGTTGGGGTGGAACGTGAAGCAGAGCTGGCAGAAGACGAGGTGGAGCATGACGACGCAGAG GCTTCCATGGAGCCCGACACAGAGGCGTCCATCGGGGACGACACAGAG
- the LOC116701657 gene encoding serine/arginine repetitive matrix protein 2 isoform X7, which translates to MEEEMRTAETEQGDVASNEEESSVEMTNSPTKKGRGRPQGSKKLKVCVTDVNLMELVSGISNGGSTQPPRKRGRPKLKKNAEQQGAGADHADDSVQSQGSKKHTSDEDSLLTDRSPKKRGRPRKYLSNSTPEKADTKDLLNGGSDRPKAKRGRPKGSTKRKSESLPSEETEGGFVTRRKQSWSPNKKHRLETELSSEGEENADVSQKAKMRRGRGRPKGSLNKKPPAYKVHGKVGWPRRSLTTKVKRGRPRKQPAKRGRPRKYPLPSPDELKKPKVWKPLGRPRKYPRVDPPEGSLPAPRRSCGRPRKSESKKGAHLRKNLPASSSSPCNPNVGSPRKRGRPPGTQKKDAGTPRKRGRPKGSSPCNPNVGSPRKRGRPPGTQKKDAGTPRKRGRPKGSVNKKEARKETQLDGHSQAKGDSSPVGVEREAELAEDEVEHDDAEASMEPDTEASIGDDTEASIGNDTEASIRDDTEASIVHDTEASIVHNTEMTI; encoded by the exons ATGGAAGAAGAAATGAGAACGGCAGAGACAGAACAAGGAGATGTGGCGAGCAATGAGGAAGAGTCCAGTGTAGAAATGACCAACAGTCCAACtaaaaaaggaagggggaggcCACAAGGTTCAAAGAAGTTAAAGGTTTGTGTTACAGACGTTAACCTAATGGAGCTGGTTTCAGGCATTTCCAATGGTGGGTCTACACAGCCTCCGAGGAAAAGAGGGCGTCCAAAACTTAAGAAAAACGCGGAGCAGCAAGGAGCAGGAGCCGACCACGCTGATGATTCTGTGCAGTCCCAAGGCTCCAAGAAACACACCAGTGATGAAGACAGTCTTTTGACAGACCGTTCTCCTAAGAAAAGAGGCAGACCAAGAAAGTATCTCAGCAATAGCACCCCTGAGAAGGCTGATACTAAAGACTTACTGAACGGTGGCTCTGATAGACCAAAAGCGAAAAGGGGTCGTCCAAAAGGATCCACAAAGCGTAAGTCAGAAAGTTTACCAAGTGAAGAAACTGAAGGCGGTTTTGTAACACGTCGGAAACAAAGTTGGTCTCCCAATAAGAAGCACAGGCTGGAGACAGAGTTGAGCAGTGAGGGGGAGGAGAACGCTGATGTAAGCCAAAAAGCTAAGATGAGAAGAGGTCGAGGAAGACCTAAAGGCTCTTTAAACAAGAAACCCCCTGCATATAAGGTGCACGGTAAGGTAGGCTGGCCTCGGAGAAGCCTGACTACAAAAGTGAAACGTGGTCGACCAAGAAAACAACCAGCCAAAAGGGGAAGGCCTAGGAAATACCCTTTGCCGTCACCTGATGAactgaaaaagccaaaagtaTGGAAGCCGCTAGGAAGGCCGAGGAAATACCCACGTGTTGATCCTCCAGAGGGGTCTCTACCAGCCCCTCGCAGAAGCTGCGGTCGGCCTCGCAAGTCAGAGTCCAAGAAAGGCGCTCACTTGCGCAAGAATTTGCCTGCCTCTTCATCCTCACCATGCAACCCCAATGTTGGATCCCCGAGAAAGAGGGGCCGTCCCCCAGGTACTCaaaaaaaagatgctggaaCCCCGCGGAAAAGGGGCCGCCCCAAAGGT TCCTCACCTTGCAACCCCAATGTTGGATCCCCGAGAAAGAGGGGCCGTCCCCCAGGTACTCaaaaaaaagatgctggaaCCCCGCGGAAAAGGGGCCGCCCCAAAGGTTCAGTCAACAAAAAGGAAGCTCGAAAGGAAACACAGCTCGACGGCCATTCACAAGCAAAGGGCGATTCTTCTCCTGTTGGGGTGGAACGTGAAGCAGAGCTGGCAGAAGACGAGGTGGAGCATGACGACGCAGAG GCTTCCATGGAGCCCGACACAGAGGCGTCCATCGGGGACGACACAGAGGCGTCCATCGGGAACGACACAGAGGCATCCATCAGGGACGACACGGAGGCGTCCATTGTCCAC
- the LOC116701657 gene encoding PC4 and SFRS1-interacting protein isoform X12 — protein sequence MEEEMRTAETEQGDVASNEEESSVEMTNSPTKKGRGRPQGSKKLKVCVTDVNLMELVSGISNGGSTQPPRKRGRPKLKKNAEQQGAGADHADDSVQSQGSKKHTSDEDSLLTDRSPKKRGRPRKYLSNSTPEKADTKDLLNGGSDRPKAKRGRPKGSTKRKSESLPSEETEGGFVTRRKQSWSPNKKHRLETELSSEGEENADVSQKAKMRRGRGRPKGSLNKKPPAYKVHGKVGWPRRSLTTKVKRGRPRKQPAKRGRPRKYPLPSPDELKKPKVWKPLGRPRKYPRVDPPEGSLPAPRRSCGRPRKSESKKGAHLRKNLPASSSSPCNPNVGSPRKRGRPPGTQKKDAGTPRKRGRPKGSVNKKEARKETQLDGHSQAKGDSSPVGVEREAELAEDEVEHDGAEASMEPDTEASIVHNTEMTI from the exons ATGGAAGAAGAAATGAGAACGGCAGAGACAGAACAAGGAGATGTGGCGAGCAATGAGGAAGAGTCCAGTGTAGAAATGACCAACAGTCCAACtaaaaaaggaagggggaggcCACAAGGTTCAAAGAAGTTAAAGGTTTGTGTTACAGACGTTAACCTAATGGAGCTGGTTTCAGGCATTTCCAATGGTGGGTCTACACAGCCTCCGAGGAAAAGAGGGCGTCCAAAACTTAAGAAAAACGCGGAGCAGCAAGGAGCAGGAGCCGACCACGCTGATGATTCTGTGCAGTCCCAAGGCTCCAAGAAACACACCAGTGATGAAGACAGTCTTTTGACAGACCGTTCTCCTAAGAAAAGAGGCAGACCAAGAAAGTATCTCAGCAATAGCACCCCTGAGAAGGCTGATACTAAAGACTTACTGAACGGTGGCTCTGATAGACCAAAAGCGAAAAGGGGTCGTCCAAAAGGATCCACAAAGCGTAAGTCAGAAAGTTTACCAAGTGAAGAAACTGAAGGCGGTTTTGTAACACGTCGGAAACAAAGTTGGTCTCCCAATAAGAAGCACAGGCTGGAGACAGAGTTGAGCAGTGAGGGGGAGGAGAACGCTGATGTAAGCCAAAAAGCTAAGATGAGAAGAGGTCGAGGAAGACCTAAAGGCTCTTTAAACAAGAAACCCCCTGCATATAAGGTGCACGGTAAGGTAGGCTGGCCTCGGAGAAGCCTGACTACAAAAGTGAAACGTGGTCGACCAAGAAAACAACCAGCCAAAAGGGGAAGGCCTAGGAAATACCCTTTGCCGTCACCTGATGAactgaaaaagccaaaagtaTGGAAGCCGCTAGGAAGGCCGAGGAAATACCCACGTGTTGATCCTCCAGAGGGGTCTCTACCAGCCCCTCGCAGAAGCTGCGGTCGGCCTCGCAAGTCAGAGTCCAAGAAAGGCGCTCACTTGCGCAAGAATTTGCCTGCCTCTTCATCCTCACCATGCAACCCCAATGTTGGATCCCCGAGAAAGAGGGGCCGTCCCCCAGGTACTCaaaaaaaagatgctggaaCCCCGCGGAAAAGGGGCCGCCCCAAAGGTTCAGTCAACAAAAAGGAAGCTCGAAAGGAAACACAGCTCGACGGCCATTCACAAGCAAAGGGCGATTCTTCTCCTGTTGGGGTGGAACGTGAAGCAGAGCTGGCAGAAGACGAGGTGGAGCATGACGGCGCAGAGGCTTCCATGGAGCC CGACACAGAGGCGTCCATTGTGCACAACACGGAGATGACCATCTAG
- the LOC116701657 gene encoding serine/arginine repetitive matrix protein 1 isoform X5: MEEEMRTAETEQGDVASNEEESSVEMTNSPTKKGRGRPQGSKKLKVCVTDVNLMELVSGISNGGSTQPPRKRGRPKLKKNAEQQGAGADHADDSVQSQGSKKHTSDEDSLLTDRSPKKRGRPRKYLSNSTPEKADTKDLLNGGSDRPKAKRGRPKGSTKRKSESLPSEETEGGFVTRRKQSWSPNKKHRLETELSSEGEENADVSQKAKMRRGRGRPKGSLNKKPPAYKVHGKVGWPRRSLTTKVKRGRPRKQPAKRGRPRKYPLPSPDELKKPKVWKPLGRPRKYPRVDPPEGSLPAPRRSCGRPRKSESKKGAHLRKNLPASSSSPCNPNVGSPRKRGRPPGTQKKDAGTPRKRGRPKGSSPCNPNVGSPRKRGRPPGTQKKDAGTPRKRGRPKGSSPCDPNVGSPRKRGRPPGTQKKDAETPRKRGRPKGSVNKKEARKETQLDGHSQEKRDSSPVGVEREAELAEDEVEHDDIEASMEPDTEASIGDDTEMTI; encoded by the exons ATGGAAGAAGAAATGAGAACGGCAGAGACAGAACAAGGAGATGTGGCGAGCAATGAGGAAGAGTCCAGTGTAGAAATGACCAACAGTCCAACtaaaaaaggaagggggaggcCACAAGGTTCAAAGAAGTTAAAGGTTTGTGTTACAGACGTTAACCTAATGGAGCTGGTTTCAGGCATTTCCAATGGTGGGTCTACACAGCCTCCGAGGAAAAGAGGGCGTCCAAAACTTAAGAAAAACGCGGAGCAGCAAGGAGCAGGAGCCGACCACGCTGATGATTCTGTGCAGTCCCAAGGCTCCAAGAAACACACCAGTGATGAAGACAGTCTTTTGACAGACCGTTCTCCTAAGAAAAGAGGCAGACCAAGAAAGTATCTCAGCAATAGCACCCCTGAGAAGGCTGATACTAAAGACTTACTGAACGGTGGCTCTGATAGACCAAAAGCGAAAAGGGGTCGTCCAAAAGGATCCACAAAGCGTAAGTCAGAAAGTTTACCAAGTGAAGAAACTGAAGGCGGTTTTGTAACACGTCGGAAACAAAGTTGGTCTCCCAATAAGAAGCACAGGCTGGAGACAGAGTTGAGCAGTGAGGGGGAGGAGAACGCTGATGTAAGCCAAAAAGCTAAGATGAGAAGAGGTCGAGGAAGACCTAAAGGCTCTTTAAACAAGAAACCCCCTGCATATAAGGTGCACGGTAAGGTAGGCTGGCCTCGGAGAAGCCTGACTACAAAAGTGAAACGTGGTCGACCAAGAAAACAACCAGCCAAAAGGGGAAGGCCTAGGAAATACCCTTTGCCGTCACCTGATGAactgaaaaagccaaaagtaTGGAAGCCGCTAGGAAGGCCGAGGAAATACCCACGTGTTGATCCTCCAGAGGGGTCTCTACCAGCCCCTCGCAGAAGCTGCGGTCGGCCTCGCAAGTCAGAGTCCAAGAAAGGCGCTCACTTGCGCAAGAATTTGCCTGCCTCTTCATCCTCACCATGCAACCCCAATGTTGGATCCCCGAGAAAGAGGGGCCGTCCCCCAGGTACTCaaaaaaaagatgctggaaCCCCGCGGAAAAGGGGCCGCCCCAAAGGT TCCTCACCTTGCAACCCCAATGTTGGATCCCCGAGAAAGAGGGGCCGTCCCCCAGGTACTCaaaaaaaagatgctggaaCCCCGCGGAAAAGGGGCCGCCCCAAAGGT TCCTCACCATGCGACCCCAATGTTGGATCCCCGAGAAAGAGGGGCCGTCCCCCAGGTACTCAAAAAAAAGATGCTGAAACCCCGCGGAAAAGGGGCCGCCCCAAAGGTTCAGTCAACAAAAAGGAAGCTCGAAAGGAAACACAGCTCGACGGCCATTCACAAGAAAAGCGCGATTCTTCTCCTGTTGGGGTGGAACGTGAAGCAGAGCTGGCAGAAGACGAGGTGGAGCATGACGACATAGAGGCTTCCATGGAGCCCGACACAGAGGCGTCCATCGGGGACGACACAGAG
- the LOC116701657 gene encoding serine/arginine repetitive matrix protein 1 isoform X9, which translates to MEEEMRTAETEQGDVASNEEESSVEMTNSPTKKGRGRPQGSKKLKVCVTDVNLMELVSGISNGGSTQPPRKRGRPKLKKNAEQQGAGADHADDSVQSQGSKKHTSDEDSLLTDRSPKKRGRPRKYLSNSTPEKADTKDLLNGGSDRPKAKRGRPKGSTKRKSESLPSEETEGGFVTRRKQSWSPNKKHRLETELSSEGEENADVSQKAKMRRGRGRPKGSLNKKPPAYKVHGKVGWPRRSLTTKVKRGRPRKQPAKRGRPRKYPLPSPDELKKPKVWKPLGRPRKYPRVDPPEGSLPAPRRSCGRPRKSESKKGAHLRKNLPASSSSPCNPNVGSPRKRGRPPGTQKKDAGTPRKRGRPKGSSPCNPNVGSPRKRGRPPGTQKKDAGTPRKRGRPKGSVNKKEARKETQLDGHSQAKGDSSPVGVEREAELAEDEVEHDDAEASMEPDTEASIVHNTEMTI; encoded by the exons ATGGAAGAAGAAATGAGAACGGCAGAGACAGAACAAGGAGATGTGGCGAGCAATGAGGAAGAGTCCAGTGTAGAAATGACCAACAGTCCAACtaaaaaaggaagggggaggcCACAAGGTTCAAAGAAGTTAAAGGTTTGTGTTACAGACGTTAACCTAATGGAGCTGGTTTCAGGCATTTCCAATGGTGGGTCTACACAGCCTCCGAGGAAAAGAGGGCGTCCAAAACTTAAGAAAAACGCGGAGCAGCAAGGAGCAGGAGCCGACCACGCTGATGATTCTGTGCAGTCCCAAGGCTCCAAGAAACACACCAGTGATGAAGACAGTCTTTTGACAGACCGTTCTCCTAAGAAAAGAGGCAGACCAAGAAAGTATCTCAGCAATAGCACCCCTGAGAAGGCTGATACTAAAGACTTACTGAACGGTGGCTCTGATAGACCAAAAGCGAAAAGGGGTCGTCCAAAAGGATCCACAAAGCGTAAGTCAGAAAGTTTACCAAGTGAAGAAACTGAAGGCGGTTTTGTAACACGTCGGAAACAAAGTTGGTCTCCCAATAAGAAGCACAGGCTGGAGACAGAGTTGAGCAGTGAGGGGGAGGAGAACGCTGATGTAAGCCAAAAAGCTAAGATGAGAAGAGGTCGAGGAAGACCTAAAGGCTCTTTAAACAAGAAACCCCCTGCATATAAGGTGCACGGTAAGGTAGGCTGGCCTCGGAGAAGCCTGACTACAAAAGTGAAACGTGGTCGACCAAGAAAACAACCAGCCAAAAGGGGAAGGCCTAGGAAATACCCTTTGCCGTCACCTGATGAactgaaaaagccaaaagtaTGGAAGCCGCTAGGAAGGCCGAGGAAATACCCACGTGTTGATCCTCCAGAGGGGTCTCTACCAGCCCCTCGCAGAAGCTGCGGTCGGCCTCGCAAGTCAGAGTCCAAGAAAGGCGCTCACTTGCGCAAGAATTTGCCTGCCTCTTCATCCTCACCATGCAACCCCAATGTTGGATCCCCGAGAAAGAGGGGCCGTCCCCCAGGTACTCaaaaaaaagatgctggaaCCCCGCGGAAAAGGGGCCGCCCCAAAGGT TCCTCACCTTGCAACCCCAATGTTGGATCCCCGAGAAAGAGGGGCCGTCCCCCAGGTACTCaaaaaaaagatgctggaaCCCCGCGGAAAAGGGGCCGCCCCAAAGGTTCAGTCAACAAAAAGGAAGCTCGAAAGGAAACACAGCTCGACGGCCATTCACAAGCAAAGGGCGATTCTTCTCCTGTTGGGGTGGAACGTGAAGCAGAGCTGGCAGAAGACGAGGTGGAGCATGACGACGCAGAG GCTTCCATGGAGCCCGACACAGAG